ACGAACGTGCATTGCGGGAACTACAGGCAGAGATGGGGCTGTGATTGTGCGCAACAAACTGCATGTGCATGGCGAAGCATTAGTGTAGTATAGCTGATTTTTAGCAGTACATATCTATTCAAAGTATGGAGATAGTATATCATTATCATTAATTACTTTATCTGTTGTCATACATGGGGTGTGGTTGTCCATGTGCTGGATGGCGCACAGGGGACGCTCAATTGACAATCACCCATACCAGGAAGAAGGCAAACAGAATGGCAAATATCTTCACCGCCATCCATCGGTTGCTGCTTATTCTATCAAAATACTTGAGCAGCTCTCTCTGTGCTCCTGCGATGTTGATATCGATATCCTCGACGTTGGCATCGATCCTCTGTATAGTTTCGCCCTGCTCCTGCACCATgtgcgccagctgctggaaTAGATTCCCCACTTCTTGGATGGTGGACTCTATGGTTTCGACCGCCCGCCCACGTTCCTGTAGGTATTGCTGGTTCGCCGTTTGCTGCTCTTCCAGTAGCAGCACACTTTCCTCATTCGGCAACGATAGCTGTCCGTTGGGTTGCCCCGAAGCATCGTCCTCGGCAAGCAGACTGCTCATGAATGGATTTGCACTGTTGTATGCCGCAGCAGAGCCACTGGATACCCCCATACCGCCCATCGGAAGCCCGTCCTGAAGGGATGCGGCAGCCGCAGAGTTCCGATCAGCGCTTATTTTCTCCCAGCGGTCCCGGTTCGCCAATTCAAGCTTCTGGCGCGCCTCCAGCACGCTCTTGAAGTCGCCGCTTATGTTCTTCATCTTCGTGTTCAACAGGTTCACAACGTTCTTCGTGTGAAGCCGTGTCTGTGCACCCCCGTCTGCCACCCCGCCGCCGTTATTTGGCATGTGCCGGGACAGCTCCATCATTTCCTGCTCCACGCTGTATATCTTGTGCTTGATGAGGTACGTCATCTCCGCTATTTCCACCGGATTATCGTTGAACATCGGCTTGCGCTTCGCCAGCTGTGCCAGTTTCGACAGCATCTGCGCCAGGTTCGCTATCTCGTGTGAAATCCGAGATGCCCGCTGCTGGAACTCGGATTTGCGCAGCGACTGCCTGTCTGCCCCCTCACCGGGCCCGCCCGCACCTTGCTTCGCATTTCTCCTGCTGTAGCTGGTGACTGACCTCTGGAACTCAATAGTTCTATCCTTAATATCCATCATCTTCACTTTCACGAGTTGCTCCGGCTATTGAGCGCTGCGCCTGGTAACCCTGGGGAAAGAAGCCGTCTTAGTCGATATAGTCAGCCGATAGACCTGGTTGTTGGTACTCTTACTACCG
This is a stretch of genomic DNA from Eremothecium gossypii ATCC 10895 chromosome VI, complete sequence. It encodes these proteins:
- the SED5 gene encoding t-SNARE syntaxin (Syntenic homolog of Saccharomyces cerevisiae YLR026C (SED5)) translates to MMDIKDRTIEFQRSVTSYSRRNAKQGAGGPGEGADRQSLRKSEFQQRASRISHEIANLAQMLSKLAQLAKRKPMFNDNPVEIAEMTYLIKHKIYSVEQEMMELSRHMPNNGGGVADGGAQTRLHTKNVVNLLNTKMKNISGDFKSVLEARQKLELANRDRWEKISADRNSAAAASLQDGLPMGGMGVSSGSAAAYNSANPFMSSLLAEDDASGQPNGQLSLPNEESVLLLEEQQTANQQYLQERGRAVETIESTIQEVGNLFQQLAHMVQEQGETIQRIDANVEDIDINIAGAQRELLKYFDRISSNRWMAVKIFAILFAFFLVWVIVN